The following nucleotide sequence is from Oceanispirochaeta sp..
CAGGATGATTCTTTTGAATCCCAGATCTCTGTAGAGTTTGACCGCATCACTGTTCAAGGCGTTTGCCTGGGTACTCAGATGGAGGTCTCTTCCGGGGAACCTCTTCTGCATGGTCCGGATAATCCCCATGTCGCTGATGATAAAGGCATCAAAGGGATAGGCTTCAAACTGATCCAGAGACTCGTCCAGTCGGTACAGATCCTGGTTGTGAAAGTATATATTCAGGGCACAAAAGAGTTTCTTATCCCCTTTGATCCGGGCAATTTCTTCTGCTTCATCATGTCCGAAATTGTCGGCTTTGGCTCTGAGTGAAAAGCTGTGCAGACCGATATAAGCCGCATCAGCACCGTATTGATAGGCGTACTTGAGTTTTTCCACATTACCTGCGGGTGATAGTAATTCCATGGCCACAATTATGGGAGAATTTGACTGCTGGTCAAGGAGGCAATAAGGTTCTGCCGCGATATATTCCTTTTAAAACGGGATATGCTAGAATAAGTTCAATTATGAAATACAGGAGTAGCCTATGACAGAAGATAAAATCCTCTGCTGGTACGGTTCTGATCCTTTTGAAGCCGGACAGAAACTGATGGAAGCCTCGGATGTCTGGAAGAACTGGTCAAAAACCGAATCCATCGGATTAAAGCCAAATCTGGTGGTTTCTAAAAAAGCATCTTCCGGCGCCACCACTCATCCCGAATTCTGCGCCGGAGTTATCGCCTTTCTGCAGGGTCAGGGGTTTGAGAATCTCAGTATTCTGGAAGGCTCCTGGGTCGGTGACAGAACCGAGAGGGCCTTTCGCATCTGCGGATACACCGAGCTTGCACAAAAATATTCCCTTCCTCTGGTAGATTTGCAAAAAGATGAATCTGTCACTCTGGAAGCAACGAACGGAGATTACCGTGTCTGTCAGGCTGTTTTGAATCTGGACAGGCTGATCAATATACCCGTTCTCAAGGGACACTGTCAGACGGCTATGACCTGCGCTCTAAAGAATCTGAAGGGCTGTATCCCCGACAGTGAAAAGCAGCGCTATCATCGGGAGGGTCTTTTTCAGCCCATTGCCGATTTGAATGAAATCCTTCATGCCGATCTGATTCTGGTGGATGCCCTCGAAGGAGATCCCGATTTTGAAGAAGGGGGGAATCCTCAGACCCTGAATCTGTTTATGGCCGCCCTTGATCCGGTACTCCTGGACAGCTATGCCTGTTCCCTTCTGGGTTTGAACATTGAAGATGTTCCCTATATCACCAAAGCCGCAGAGCTGGGAGCCGGTACGATCCATCTGAAGGAGGATACCCTGGTTCCTTTGAACAAGGGAGAGGGCCTGAGCAGTTTGCAGCGTTCCTCACTGTCGTCAACTCTGGCAGCACATATACATGAGAAGGGAGCCTGCAGTGCTTGCT
It contains:
- a CDS encoding DUF362 domain-containing protein, which codes for MTEDKILCWYGSDPFEAGQKLMEASDVWKNWSKTESIGLKPNLVVSKKASSGATTHPEFCAGVIAFLQGQGFENLSILEGSWVGDRTERAFRICGYTELAQKYSLPLVDLQKDESVTLEATNGDYRVCQAVLNLDRLINIPVLKGHCQTAMTCALKNLKGCIPDSEKQRYHREGLFQPIADLNEILHADLILVDALEGDPDFEEGGNPQTLNLFMAALDPVLLDSYACSLLGLNIEDVPYITKAAELGAGTIHLKEDTLVPLNKGEGLSSLQRSSLSSTLAAHIHEKGACSACYASLVQALKILQEQGKALPETVMIGQGFKGLTVEGLGFGQCLSGCSSFVPGCPPELSEIVDFLSFTGNKSG